In a single window of the Jaculus jaculus isolate mJacJac1 chromosome 9, mJacJac1.mat.Y.cur, whole genome shotgun sequence genome:
- the Arl4d gene encoding ADP-ribosylation factor-like protein 4D encodes MGNHLTDMAPTTSFLPNFQALHVVVIGLDSAGKTSLLYRLKFKEFVQSVPTKGFNTEKIRVPLGGSRGITFQVWDVGGQEKLRPLWRSYTRRTDGLVFVVDSAETERLEEAKVELHRISRASDNQGVPVLVLANKQDQPGALSAAEVEKRLAVRELAPATLTHVQGCSAVDGLGLQPGLERLYEMILKRKKAARVGKKRR; translated from the coding sequence ATGGGGAATCACCTGACGGACATGGCACCCACCACCTCCTTTTTGCCCAACTTCCAGGCGTTACATGTCGTGGTCATTGGCCTGGATTCTGCTGGAAAGACTTCCCTGCTTTACCGACTCAAGTTCAAGGAGTTTGTCCAGAGTGTCCCCACGAAGGGGTTTAACACTGAGAAGATCCGAGTGCCCTTGGGGGGATCCCGTGGAATCACCTTCCAAGTGTGGGATGTCGGGGGTCAGGAGAAGCTGCGACCGCTGTGGCGCTCTTACACCCGCAGGACTGATGGGCTGGTGTTCGTGGTGGACTCTGCGGAGACTGAACGGCTTGAGGAGGCCAAGGTGGAGCTACACCGGATCAGCAGGGCCTCGGACAACCAAGGGGTGCCCGTGCTGGTGTTAGCCAACAAGCAGGACCAGCCCGGGGCACTGAGTGCAGCCGAGGTGGAGAAAAGACTGGCAGTCCGTGAGCTGGCTCCCGCCACGCTCACGCACGTGCAGGGCTGCAGCGCTGTGGACGGGCTGGGGCTGCAGCCGGGCCTGGAGCGCCTGTACGAAATGATCCTCAAGAGGAAGAAGGCCGCGCGAGTGGGCAAGAAGAGACGGTGA